The following are encoded in a window of Gloeocapsa sp. DLM2.Bin57 genomic DNA:
- a CDS encoding isoleucine--tRNA ligase: MTESKSYQNTVNLPQTKFEMRANSVAKEPELQRFWQENQVYERLSQENPQESFILHDGPPYANGSLHMGHALNKTLKDIINKYKLLRGYKVKYIPGWDCHGLPIELKVLQKMKSAERAELTPLKLRKLAEEFALEAVTEQKEGFKRFGVWGDWEHPYLTLTPEYEAAQIGVFGAMALSGYIYRGLKPVHWSPSSRTALAEAELEYPEGHTSLSIYAAFKVVSIGTKAQAILTPFAEDLGVGIWTTTPWTIPGNLAVAVNPELSYAVVTGSPTHRYLIVATELVSRLTEIIGTNLEVVATLRGEDLEYCTYRHPLYDRESPIVIGGDYITTESGTGLVHTAPGHGQEDYIVGQKYGLPILSPVDDAGNFTAEAGEFAGLNVLKDANQAIIAALNAQGALLKEEPYVHKYPYDWRTKKPTIFRATEQWFASVEGFRSQALKAIASVEWIPSQGQNRITPMVAERSDWCISRQRSWGVPIPVFYDIETNEPLLNAETIAHVQQIIAEQGSDAWWKLSVKELLPESYRQQSDRYRKGTDTMDVWFDSGSSWAAVAKQRGLKYPVDMYLEGSDQHRGWFQSSLLTSVATNKIAPYQTVLTHGFVLDEKGNKMSKSVGNVVDPLVIIAGGKNQKQDPPYGADTLRLWVSSVDYSTDVRIGKNILQQLADIYRKIRNTARFLLGNLHDFNPETDTIPYTDLPELDQYLLHRSTEVFTEITDAFESYQFFRFFQTVQNFCVVDLSNFYLDIAKDRLYISGVNSHRRRSCQTVLQIVLENLTKAIAPVLCHMAENIWQYLPYPQPTQSVFESGWLKLDPQWNQPELAKPWGILRELRNEVNKVMEQARVAKMIGSSLDSQVILWSGEAETKALLEKYLVDESKGVDELRYLFLASQVQLATSSEAIASATYHSVDGKIAIAIEHAIGHKCERCWNYSPKVGEFSQHPTLCERCYEVVES, encoded by the coding sequence GTGACAGAATCCAAGAGTTATCAAAATACCGTTAATTTGCCCCAAACTAAATTTGAGATGAGGGCTAATTCTGTTGCCAAAGAACCAGAGTTACAGCGATTTTGGCAAGAAAACCAAGTTTATGAGCGATTATCCCAAGAAAACCCCCAGGAAAGCTTTATTCTCCACGATGGACCACCCTACGCCAATGGCTCTCTACACATGGGACACGCTTTGAATAAAACTCTTAAAGATATTATAAATAAGTATAAACTACTTAGAGGTTATAAAGTTAAATATATTCCTGGTTGGGATTGCCATGGGTTACCGATAGAGCTAAAGGTCTTACAAAAGATGAAATCTGCCGAAAGAGCAGAGTTAACCCCCTTAAAATTGCGCAAATTAGCCGAAGAATTCGCCCTAGAAGCGGTAACAGAACAAAAGGAAGGGTTTAAACGCTTTGGAGTGTGGGGAGATTGGGAACATCCCTATTTAACTCTAACCCCAGAATACGAAGCAGCCCAAATAGGGGTATTTGGGGCAATGGCTTTATCAGGATATATTTATAGAGGGTTAAAACCTGTACATTGGAGTCCAAGTTCTCGTACAGCTTTGGCTGAAGCTGAGTTAGAATATCCCGAGGGTCATACTTCTTTAAGTATCTATGCTGCTTTTAAGGTAGTAAGCATAGGAACAAAAGCTCAAGCAATTCTTACCCCTTTTGCAGAAGATTTAGGGGTAGGAATTTGGACGACCACTCCTTGGACAATTCCTGGTAACCTAGCAGTAGCGGTTAATCCTGAGTTGAGTTATGCAGTGGTAACGGGTAGTCCAACCCATCGTTATCTGATTGTAGCTACAGAGTTAGTCAGTAGATTAACAGAGATTATCGGAACTAATCTAGAGGTGGTAGCAACTCTTCGAGGAGAAGATTTAGAATATTGTACCTATCGTCACCCTCTTTATGATAGGGAAAGTCCCATAGTAATTGGGGGAGATTATATCACCACAGAATCAGGTACAGGTTTAGTACATACCGCACCAGGACATGGACAAGAAGATTATATCGTCGGACAAAAATACGGTTTACCCATTCTATCTCCTGTAGATGACGCGGGGAATTTTACAGCAGAAGCGGGAGAATTCGCAGGGTTAAATGTACTTAAAGACGCTAATCAAGCAATTATCGCGGCTTTAAACGCTCAGGGGGCTTTATTAAAAGAAGAACCATACGTGCATAAATATCCCTATGATTGGCGTACCAAAAAACCAACTATATTTCGCGCTACAGAGCAATGGTTCGCTTCAGTAGAAGGATTCCGTAGCCAAGCATTAAAAGCGATCGCCTCGGTAGAATGGATACCAAGTCAAGGACAAAACCGCATTACCCCTATGGTAGCCGAGAGAAGCGATTGGTGTATCTCTCGACAACGCAGTTGGGGTGTACCTATACCAGTATTTTACGACATAGAAACGAACGAACCTTTATTAAATGCCGAAACGATCGCTCACGTACAACAAATTATAGCTGAACAAGGCTCTGATGCTTGGTGGAAATTATCAGTAAAAGAATTATTACCAGAATCTTATCGCCAACAAAGCGATCGCTATCGCAAGGGAACTGATACAATGGACGTCTGGTTTGATTCTGGTTCTTCTTGGGCGGCGGTAGCTAAACAAAGAGGTTTAAAATACCCAGTAGATATGTATTTAGAAGGCTCAGATCAACATCGAGGTTGGTTTCAGTCTAGCCTACTCACTAGTGTAGCAACTAATAAGATTGCTCCCTATCAAACAGTGTTAACCCATGGTTTTGTCTTAGATGAAAAAGGCAATAAAATGAGTAAATCTGTGGGGAATGTAGTTGATCCTTTAGTAATTATCGCAGGTGGGAAAAACCAAAAGCAAGATCCCCCCTATGGTGCAGATACTTTACGTTTATGGGTGTCTTCGGTAGATTATTCGACAGATGTACGTATCGGTAAGAATATACTCCAACAATTGGCTGATATTTATCGCAAAATCCGCAATACCGCGCGTTTTCTGTTGGGGAATTTACACGATTTTAACCCCGAAACCGATACTATCCCCTATACTGACTTACCAGAATTAGACCAATATCTGCTGCACAGAAGCACAGAGGTTTTCACCGAAATTACCGACGCTTTTGAGAGTTATCAATTTTTCCGCTTCTTTCAAACTGTGCAAAATTTCTGTGTGGTAGATTTGTCTAATTTCTATCTAGATATCGCCAAAGATAGACTATACATCTCAGGAGTAAATTCTCATAGACGTCGTAGTTGTCAAACAGTCTTACAAATAGTTTTAGAAAATCTCACCAAAGCGATCGCTCCTGTACTGTGTCATATGGCAGAAAATATTTGGCAATACTTACCCTACCCTCAACCTACCCAATCAGTGTTTGAGTCGGGATGGCTAAAATTAGATCCTCAATGGAATCAACCTGAATTAGCTAAACCTTGGGGAATCCTCAGAGAGTTACGCAATGAAGTTAATAAGGTTATGGAACAAGCCAGAGTAGCTAAAATGATTGGTTCATCTTTGGATTCTCAAGTCATACTCTGGAGTGGTGAAGCAGAAACAAAAGCGCTATTAGAAAAATATCTAGTAGATGAAAGTAAGGGAGTAGATGAATTGCGCTATCTTTTCCTAGCTTCTCAAGTACAATTAGCTACTTCTTCTGAGGCGATCGCTTCTGCTACCTATCATTCTGTTGATGGTAAAATAGCTATTGCCATTGAACACGCTATTGGACACAAATGCGAGAGATGCTGGAATTATTCCCCCAAAGTAGGTGAATTTAGTCAACATCCTACCCTCTGTGAGCGTTGTTATGAAGTTGTAGAATCTTAA
- a CDS encoding GTP-binding protein, with product MQSLDAPKQGLPVTIITGFLGSGKTTLLNHILTNQEGLKTAVLVNEFGEIGIDNELIVETEDNLVALNNGCVCCTINNDLVEAVYTVLEREQQIDYLVVETTGLADPLPVALTFLGTELRDMTRLDSIITLVDCENFSLDLFNSEAAYSQITYGDIIILNKIDLVDEADVDRLEVKIRDLKPGARILRTSKSQVPLSLVLSVGLFESDQYYGVEDKHEHDHDHHHHDHDHSHHLENDGFTSLSFSSDRPLSIRKFQNFLDNQLPVSIFRAKGILWFDESPHRHIFHLSGKRFTIEDDQWRGEPKNQLVLIGQDLDHDKLRQQLSDCLM from the coding sequence ATGCAATCTCTTGACGCACCAAAACAAGGTTTACCAGTCACCATTATCACTGGTTTTTTGGGAAGTGGTAAGACTACCCTATTAAACCATATCTTAACCAATCAAGAAGGACTTAAAACCGCGGTACTGGTTAATGAATTCGGGGAAATTGGTATAGACAATGAATTGATTGTGGAAACCGAAGATAATTTAGTCGCCCTCAATAATGGTTGTGTCTGTTGTACCATTAATAATGACTTGGTAGAAGCAGTCTATACAGTTTTAGAAAGAGAGCAACAAATCGATTATCTAGTGGTAGAAACTACGGGTTTAGCAGATCCTCTCCCTGTAGCTTTAACCTTTTTAGGGACAGAATTAAGGGATATGACTCGTCTTGATTCAATTATTACCCTAGTAGATTGTGAGAATTTTAGCTTAGATCTATTTAACTCTGAAGCAGCTTATAGTCAAATTACCTACGGTGATATCATTATCCTCAACAAAATTGACTTAGTAGATGAAGCAGATGTAGATAGACTAGAAGTAAAAATTAGAGATCTTAAACCAGGTGCGAGAATTCTACGTACCTCTAAATCTCAAGTACCTCTATCTCTGGTTTTAAGCGTAGGTTTATTTGAGTCGGATCAATATTATGGAGTAGAAGATAAACACGAACACGATCATGATCATCACCATCACGATCACGATCACTCTCATCACCTCGAAAACGATGGGTTTACTTCTTTATCTTTTAGTAGCGATCGCCCTTTATCGATTCGTAAGTTCCAAAACTTTCTCGATAATCAATTACCTGTCTCGATTTTTCGCGCTAAAGGTATTCTCTGGTTTGACGAGAGTCCCCACCGTCATATTTTCCACCTTAGTGGTAAACGTTTTACCATAGAAGATGACCAATGGCGTGGTGAACCCAAAAATCAATTAGTTTTAATTGGTCAAGACTTAGATCATGATAAACTACGTCAACAATTGTCAGATTGCTTGATGTAG